From Thalassotalea psychrophila:
TTTCCTGACACTTTACAGCAGGCATCGAGTCGTTATTTAGCTGAAGCTGTTGTGGTTATTCGAGTATCAAATAGTACCTTACTTGAAGAACCTGATATTACCACTTGTGGGCGTGTATGTAAGAAATGGCAGTACTCAGCTGACTGGCAATATATCAGTCAGGGCGAAGTCATTGAAAATAAAGTTAATGGTGATGATAAAAATCAAGTGATTGCTTTAGCGATAAATGATTTAGCCGAGCATTTACACAACAATAGTGCTTACGTATTTAGTACAGAACAGCAAGGTCAGTTGGATATTGAAATTGCCAATGTTAATTCAATGCAAGCGTTTGTTTCTGTAAGTGAGTTTTTAACTAATTTAACCTTAGTATCTGATGTTAAGCTTATCAGTGTATTTGGCGAGAAAATGTTATTTAGACTGAATATTTTAGCAAATGCTGAGGCAATAAAACAAAGCTTGAAGCTTGAACAAAAACTGAGTGAAAATCACGACCCATTAGCTATTATTAATGAAGATGCGGTTATTAGTTTTATGTGGAAGGGTTAATGTCGAATACTGAGCAATTACCTTTAGCCGTTCATTTACCCGATGATGAAACTTTTGATAGTTTTTATGCGGTAAATAGTGGTGCCGTGATCGGACAGTTAAAAGCGTTTATTCAAACTCCTGTAACTACAACCAATGGCTTTTATTTATTTGGTCAAGCAGCTGTAGGAAAATCTCACTTATTACACGCTAGTTGTGCTTACGCTGCAGACATGGGCTTAACCTCTTTATGTTTATCGTTTTCAGAAATCAAGCAGTTATCTGTTGAAGTGTTAGCAAACCTTGAGAGCTTTGACTTAATTTGTCTAGATGATTTACACCTAATTGCTGGAGATGAACAATGGCAACAAGGTATTTTTGATTTATATAATCGTGTCATCGAAAACAATAAAAAACTGATCATAGCTGGTAACAATAGTGCCAATAGCTTACTTATTACCTTACCTGATCTAGTTTCACGTATCACTTGGGGCTTTACTGAACAGTTAAAGCCATTAGCAGATGTTGATAAGATATTGGCAATGCAACTTCGCTCTAAATTGCGTGGTATTGAAATGAATGAAGAAACGGCTAAATTTTTACTAAACCGCTTATCACGTAATATGAATAATTTGGTGGAAAGCTTGGATGTTCTAGATAAAGCCTCCATTAAAGCGCAACGTAAAATTACCATTCCTTTTATTAAAGAAACGTTGTTCTAATAGTTCTGCAGCTGTAGGTGGTCAATAAACATAGATCAGTTTTACCACATTGGAGACGGCTTAAAATATCAGAAAAAATACAACGTCATCCTCGAGGAGTTCAAGCGACATCGGGGACCTCCTTCAGTTATAGCGTACATATAATAATTTGATTTTATTACTTTTTAGAACCTCAGTATGCGTCGGGAGGTCCCGCGTCTCGCTTTGGCTCGCAGGATGACGGCGTTCTTTTAATTTATGAAACCTTCCGCTTTGTGGCACTACCTGAAATGGCTTTGCTACGAACTGTTGCTGATTTTGTTCCGAGAAAATATTTCTCAGGCAGTTTATTAACAATTAATTAAAGAGAAGTCATTTCAACTTGATGGATATATGCTTGGTACTTATGGCGAATATTGCGTACATACGTAACTGGTTCATTGCCTCGAACATAACCATAGCGAGCTTTAGACGAATATTCTCGTTTAGATAAAAGCAACATCGCCCGTTCCACATTGTCAAACCATACATCTTCACGCCAGCCTTTTTGTTTTGCTAAACGAATTGCATCATTTACGTGCCCATAGCCAGCATTATATGAGGCGAGTGAAAACCAAATCAGTTGATCTTCGCGTACATCCATCTCTTTCATACGCTCTTGTACCCAATGCATATACTTTACACCCGCATGAATGCCATTTTCTGGGTTAGTCATATCAGATATTTTTAATTCTTTAGCGGTGCGCGGCATCACTTGAAATAAGCCTAAAGCTCCGGCATAAGATCTGGCATTAGGGTTGAAGCGACTTTCTTGATGCATTTGCGCGATAAGTAAATTGCTATCAAAGCCGTACTGTTTGGCATATTTTTTTACTACATCATCATAAGGTGATAATGCACCGCCAGTTTTTTGTTGGGTAAAATCTTGGTGATGTTTATCAATGAGTTTTTGATTTTCAAAGTACTTGTTATGAATTACGTTATAAAACAGACCGCGATAAGTACGTTTAATATAGGTATCAATTTTAGCTAATAATGCATTACTGCCAGTTTGTACCACCCAGCTTTGGGCTTTTTCTTTACCAATATTAATACCCGCATTGATATCGGTACGTAAACTTAGTTCTAAATCAACCAAATGATTATCGGCAATGGTAAGGTCAAATTCACCAGTAGCAACAGCTTCTATGATCCGCTCGGTGTCGTAGGTTTCTGGTGCTGCTGTTAGTACAATTTCAGGCATTAAGGTTTGTAAATCTTTTACAGTGTTCCAGTAAGAGCTAGATTTTCTGACGGTAATGTTACGGTACTTTAAATCTTCAATACGGCTGATTAATGGATCATTTTCTCCACTGACTAGTTGTTCTGTTGCGTAATGATACGGACGAGAGAAGCCCAAACCTTGTTTTATACGCTGCTGATTTGGCGTATAAAAGCCTAAAGCGATATCGGCTTTACCGTCTTTAATGTATTCAAACATCGCTTCATTATCTGGCGCCACTAAAATTTCATAACGTAGGCGGTGTGCTCGGGCAAAATCCTTGGCAAGTTCATAGTGAAACCCCATTAACTCACCTTTCCATAAATAATAGGAAGAGATGTTATTGCGCATAACAAATTTGATCGTACGTCGTTCAGTTATTATGTCCCATTCATCTTTAATCGGGATGGTTTTATTAATGGTAATTTCTTGTTGAACGAGAAAATTATTTAGAGCAGTTTTCAGTAAGTTAGATTGTTTATTTACTGCCCAGGCGATTTCTTTAGCGCTATTAGCTTGCAAACTTATCTTCAGATCTTTTCGATACTCGAGAGTTGAATCAATAATATTTGAATCAACAATTGTTAAGTCATACTCTCCGCTGGCAACTTTATCAAAAATTTTATCGTGGCTCAGGTGTTTTGGTATTTCAATAATTTCAAGGTTTTTATAAACTTTGGCTAATCCAATTGCTGTTAGAGCGTAAGAAGTACCAGGCTGTACAGCAACTTTACGACTGTCTAAATCTTTTGCATTAACCAAGTCTTTTGCGCCGTTTGCCATAATTAAATGTTCAGTGGTTTCAATAAGAGGCAGGGTGAAATCAATTTGTCTTTTTCGTAAAGGGTTAACGGTTAGGTTTGAGGCGATAATATCGCCTTCGCCTTTAACTAGGGCAGGGATTAATTCGGCAAAATCATCTTTAAAAATATACTCAATGCTTAGATTATTTTCTTTGGCAAAATTTTCTAAATAGTCTTTATCTAAATTTGGTGGTGAGCCAGCCCTTGGAAGATAGTTATCTTGTCCTGACCAAGTTAGAACTTTAAGTGTTTTGCTTGCTTCAATTTCACTAAGGTCTCTGCTGTTTGCTTTAGCAAGCTCTGCGAAACATAAGACAAATATTAATGAAAAAATTAAATAAAGCTGCTGCTTAGTCAAAGGCTTGTCCAAATAAAATATTCTTGTTAATAAAACTTTAGCATAAAATGACGAAAACCATATTGTTAACAGGTAGGATTTTTATATTTTTAAAAGATCAGCTACACATTTCTTTATAACTGGTTTACAGCTGCTTAATAGGCAAGCGATAATCAATAAAAATTCACATTCTTACATTTGCTTGTAATAATACCCTTAGCATTTATTTTGAGACGAAATTTTGGCAGAAAAAAAACTCCAGCATTTTTATATTGCTGAAGATCAATCTATTTATCTACTTAGCCATAAAGATGCAGCTAAATTAAAGCAATGGATTGAACTAAGTAAAAGCCAGCTAAAAGACCTTGGCTACAATAATGTTGAAATGATCGGCAAAGGCGCTTATGGCTTTGTTTTTTCAGGTAAAAATGAAAGCGGTGAAGAACAAGTTTTTAAATTCTCGCGTATTAATTTACCTCAGCACGTACAAGATAGATTAGCCGATGAAGCTGAAATGCAGGATATGCTTGAGCATCAACGCATACCTAAACTGTTTGAGTATTTAAAAATAAAACGTCAATCAATCGTTCATATGAGCCGTGCTCCTGGCGATGATCTAGATGTTATTTCTCATAGACTCGGCCCATTGCCGGCAGAGCAAGTTGTTAATATTACCATTCAGTTAATCGAACTTCTACAATTCATCAGGGAGCCAACTAATAATACTCGTACGCTGCCTGTCGTGCATGGCGATATAAAACCTTCAAATATTGTCTTAGATGAAGACACTGATCAAATTCAACTTATTGATTGGGGCTCATCAGTTTGGGCACAATGTGATAAAGACGGGCACAGCACCGCAACTAACATCATGGACTTAATGAGTGGCGATTTACAACAAACCAACTCTCGCATGGGCGATATTTATTTTATTGGTGATGATCAATTGAATGGTGGTTTATCATCGCCTCGTTTTGACGAACAAGGTATGGCTGCAACCATTTACGCTCTGGCTTCAGGCCAGTCATGTCGTTATGGCTATAAAGTAATACCAGCATCATCATTGGGCTTGCCATTAATGTTAGCGAAAGCATTAGATGGTATGTTAGGTGAAGATCCAAAGTTACGACAACAAGCAGGTGATTATTTAATTAATAATTTAAATTTATTAAAAAATACAGTGTTAGCGAGTGTCCCTACAAAATTAAACATTGATGCGATGATCCCTGTTTGGCAAAGAATACATCATGATGAAATAGATACCGTAGTTTATGGCTCACGTAAATCGTTTTTAAGGGCGCAAGCTGATAAAGAAAGTTTGGTTGATATAGACGATGTACAACTAGAAAAATATTATAAAAATTTTCTCGTCGGTATGGGCGATACTGAAAAAGCATTCGTTGCCGCGGTTAGTCGTTTGGCAAAATTTCCTGTAGTTGGCGGCTTGGCAATAAGATGGGAAAAGGATGGTGTTTATGTTGACTCTAACTTAAGTTTATTTGATCCAAAGTTAGAATACTCTTTCAAGTCAGCGGTGAATAACATGGTGACCCTTGCCAGGGGAATTTTTCGAATAGGTATTTTTAAATCCTGTTTATTTAATGCCAGAGATACACTGCATGTAGAACGCAAAAATAATAGCACACCATTTATTGCTAAAGCGCAGCAGAGTATTCCATTTGAAGTAAGTAAACTTGCTGAAGTTGATCATACCAGTAAACTGCACTCATACTTTGAAGATGGTAAAGATCCCGATGAATATTTACGCCTTCCTGATGGAATTATGGCGGTGTTAGCGCGTTTGAATCTAATACATCATACTGGTTGTATTATTTTTGAGGTATTAGAGAAGCATTTAAAAATACACAGCTATTTAATGCTGTTAAATCATGATCAAAAACAAGAATTTAAGCAGTGTTTACAAGACATTTTGGATTTATTGCCAACTATTAAAGGTGTTGGTATTTCCGGCTTTATGAAGCTACCTTATAAAGACACACGGTTTTTTGAACACATTAATCAATTACCTGATAAATTTTACCCAAAAAATCCGAAAGTATTAGATACAAATCATTAAGGTAACTACTATGGCAAATGATAAAATAGGCGATGTAGCCTGGCTTGACTTAACCGTTAAAAATGCAAGCACAGTGAAAGATTTTTACCAAGATGTAGTCGGTTGGAAAAGTGAAGGCTGTGACATGGGCGATTATGAAGACTATGTAATGACTAGCCCTATTGACGGTGAAGCAAAGTCAGGTGTCTGTCACTCAACAGGAGTTAATGCCGATTTACCGCCCGTTTGGATGCCTTATTTTATTGTTGCAGACATCAAGAAGTCAGCTGTAGCCGTACAAGCCAATGGTGGAACCTTGTTGACAGAAATAAAATCGATGGGTGGTGAAGATAAGTATGTTGTAATTAAAGATCCTGCCGGCGCCATTTGTGCGCTTTATTATAAAGCTTAAGGAATAATTAGTGAGTAAAGCGTTAGCTGTATATGCAGGTAAGTCTGCATTAGCGCAAATAAAACAACAGGGTATTACACAAGAGCAATTTAAGTTATTGGTGGGCGCCAGTGGTGGACCTAAGTGGTTTGTATTAGCTGGCTTAGATAGATACTTTTGTGGTGAGTTTTTTAAAAAACGACAAACTCCACTTTATACCCTTGGTTCATCGGCAGGAGCATGGCGCTTTAGTTGTTATGCGCAACAAGACCCACTTGCAGCAATAAATCGTTTAATCGATGGCTATTCAAATTTATCTTATCCAAGTGATGCAAATATTAGTGAGGTAACTCTGCAAAGTGAACAGTTATTAGCTCATATTGTTGGCGGTAATGCTAGAGAAATTGCGAGTAATCCAATAATTAAAAACACCTTAATAGTGGCTAAATCAAAAGGCTTAACACGTTATGAAAATAAGAGTGTTCTGCTATTTGGTTTGCTAGTTTCTGCGCTTGCAAACAGGGTTAATAGAAAATTTTTAGGCAAGTATTATCAACGCATAATACTTAGTAGTGACATTAACCAAATTCCGTTTGATTTTAATGATGGTATTGATTCTAAAGTTGTCCCTTTAACAGAGCATAATGTACTACAAGCTTTGCAGGCGACAGGATCAATCCCTATGGTAATAAATGGTATTAAGAATATCGTTGGCGCTGACAGTGGCATGTTTAGAGATGGTGGCATTATTGATTACCATTTCGATCAGCCATTTTTGCCAAAATCATCTGCAGGACAAGATGGTTTAGTATTGTACCCACATTTTTATAATGAGTTTAAGCCTGGCTGGTTTGATAAGTATATTAAAAATCGATTTGCCAATACTCAGCATTTCGATAAAACCTTGGTATTAGCGCCAACAGATGAATTTGTGGCTAAATTACCTTACGGCAAAATACCGGATAGAAAAGACTTTACCGAAATGTCTGAACAGCAGCGTATTAAGTACTGGCAAACTGTTATCAATGAATCTGAGCGCTTAGCTGATGAGTTTTCTGAGCTTTGTCAAAGTGATGAACCGACTAAAAACATCCTGCTTCTTTAACGTGAATGAGTTGTTCAATAATTATCTTCATTGACACTATTGCCGTTAGCTAGAAACATGCTGTTATAAATTTTAGTGGCAAATTCATCGGTCATACCTGACAAATAATCTGCAATCACCCGTTGTGGGTTATGGCTGTTTTCACAAGCATTTAACCAACGTAGGCAAGTGGCATCAGGAAGTAGTCGTTGTGGATCGCTGGCAAAAGCTTCAAACAACTCCATAACGATTTGTTGTCCCTTATATTCCATACGCTGAATGTTGGTTTGTTTGATCACAAACTTATACACATAATCTTTAAATACATCTAATGCTGCTGCCTGAGTTTCTGGTAGGGCGGCATTATATCTTAATAACGGCTCGGCAAAGCTTGCACCTTTAACCTTATTTAAATCGATGAGCTCAATGGCGGTTATTAAATAATTAACTAAAGAGCCAATGCCATCTTTTTGCTTATGATGTTGTTTAGAAAATAGCTTGTCAGCCAAATCATTGGCGATTTCATTTAGCCAAGACTCACCTAAAGCTTTTAATGGTTTAATGACATGTTCAACAAAACTGTCTTTATTTACTACTCCTGTAACTATGGCATCTTCCATGTCATGTATACCGTAAGCAATATCATCAGCAAGCTCCATCATTGAGCAATCAAATGATTTGAACTGAGTTTTATGATGTTTATTGGTATTAACGCTTATTTTTTGAAATTGCGCTATATCATCATCAGATAGTGGCTCCAAGACCCAGTTGAGAAGCTCAATATCATCAATGTATAAACCTTTTGGCGGATGCCAGTCACTGGCTTTTAACTGTCTAAAATTAACTGGTGCAGCAGGAACTTGATGGTTGGCTAGTTTATCGATGATTTGTGGGTACTTTAATAAACCTAATAACGTTCTTCTGCTCAGATTCATGCCAAAATGTTCGGTATATGGTTCAAGTTTGGTGACAATACGAAACGTTTGGCCATTACCTTCAAATCCGCCAAAGTTATGCATCATGTAATTTAATGCCACTTCTCCACCATGACCAAATGGTGGATGACCAATATCATGGGCCAAGCAAATTGCTTCAATTAATGAATCTTCATTGGGTAACAAAAGGTTGCATTGCTCGGAATATTTAGAACGAAGTTGTGCGGTTATACCTGAGCCAATTTGTGCCGCTTCTAATGAATGGGTGAGGCGAGTACGGTAAAAGTCACTTTGGCCAATGCCCATAACCTGGGTTTTTGCCTGTAAGCGTCTGAATGCGGCAGAGTGTAAAATCCTTGCTCTATCGCGTTGAAACGGAGAACGATGGTCTTGTTGTCGTG
This genomic window contains:
- a CDS encoding anti-phage deoxyguanosine triphosphatase; this encodes MNENWLQRRLSNGSSRQQDHRSPFQRDRARILHSAAFRRLQAKTQVMGIGQSDFYRTRLTHSLEAAQIGSGITAQLRSKYSEQCNLLLPNEDSLIEAICLAHDIGHPPFGHGGEVALNYMMHNFGGFEGNGQTFRIVTKLEPYTEHFGMNLSRRTLLGLLKYPQIIDKLANHQVPAAPVNFRQLKASDWHPPKGLYIDDIELLNWVLEPLSDDDIAQFQKISVNTNKHHKTQFKSFDCSMMELADDIAYGIHDMEDAIVTGVVNKDSFVEHVIKPLKALGESWLNEIANDLADKLFSKQHHKQKDGIGSLVNYLITAIELIDLNKVKGASFAEPLLRYNAALPETQAAALDVFKDYVYKFVIKQTNIQRMEYKGQQIVMELFEAFASDPQRLLPDATCLRWLNACENSHNPQRVIADYLSGMTDEFATKIYNSMFLANGNSVNEDNY
- a CDS encoding MltF family protein, producing the protein MTKQQLYLIFSLIFVLCFAELAKANSRDLSEIEASKTLKVLTWSGQDNYLPRAGSPPNLDKDYLENFAKENNLSIEYIFKDDFAELIPALVKGEGDIIASNLTVNPLRKRQIDFTLPLIETTEHLIMANGAKDLVNAKDLDSRKVAVQPGTSYALTAIGLAKVYKNLEIIEIPKHLSHDKIFDKVASGEYDLTIVDSNIIDSTLEYRKDLKISLQANSAKEIAWAVNKQSNLLKTALNNFLVQQEITINKTIPIKDEWDIITERRTIKFVMRNNISSYYLWKGELMGFHYELAKDFARAHRLRYEILVAPDNEAMFEYIKDGKADIALGFYTPNQQRIKQGLGFSRPYHYATEQLVSGENDPLISRIEDLKYRNITVRKSSSYWNTVKDLQTLMPEIVLTAAPETYDTERIIEAVATGEFDLTIADNHLVDLELSLRTDINAGINIGKEKAQSWVVQTGSNALLAKIDTYIKRTYRGLFYNVIHNKYFENQKLIDKHHQDFTQQKTGGALSPYDDVVKKYAKQYGFDSNLLIAQMHQESRFNPNARSYAGALGLFQVMPRTAKELKISDMTNPENGIHAGVKYMHWVQERMKEMDVREDQLIWFSLASYNAGYGHVNDAIRLAKQKGWREDVWFDNVERAMLLLSKREYSSKARYGYVRGNEPVTYVRNIRHKYQAYIHQVEMTSL
- a CDS encoding VOC family protein is translated as MANDKIGDVAWLDLTVKNASTVKDFYQDVVGWKSEGCDMGDYEDYVMTSPIDGEAKSGVCHSTGVNADLPPVWMPYFIVADIKKSAVAVQANGGTLLTEIKSMGGEDKYVVIKDPAGAICALYYKA
- a CDS encoding patatin-like phospholipase family protein gives rise to the protein MSKALAVYAGKSALAQIKQQGITQEQFKLLVGASGGPKWFVLAGLDRYFCGEFFKKRQTPLYTLGSSAGAWRFSCYAQQDPLAAINRLIDGYSNLSYPSDANISEVTLQSEQLLAHIVGGNAREIASNPIIKNTLIVAKSKGLTRYENKSVLLFGLLVSALANRVNRKFLGKYYQRIILSSDINQIPFDFNDGIDSKVVPLTEHNVLQALQATGSIPMVINGIKNIVGADSGMFRDGGIIDYHFDQPFLPKSSAGQDGLVLYPHFYNEFKPGWFDKYIKNRFANTQHFDKTLVLAPTDEFVAKLPYGKIPDRKDFTEMSEQQRIKYWQTVINESERLADEFSELCQSDEPTKNILLL
- the hda gene encoding DnaA regulatory inactivator Hda, whose protein sequence is MSNTEQLPLAVHLPDDETFDSFYAVNSGAVIGQLKAFIQTPVTTTNGFYLFGQAAVGKSHLLHASCAYAADMGLTSLCLSFSEIKQLSVEVLANLESFDLICLDDLHLIAGDEQWQQGIFDLYNRVIENNKKLIIAGNNSANSLLITLPDLVSRITWGFTEQLKPLADVDKILAMQLRSKLRGIEMNEETAKFLLNRLSRNMNNLVESLDVLDKASIKAQRKITIPFIKETLF
- a CDS encoding protein kinase domain-containing protein, whose translation is MLAEKKLQHFYIAEDQSIYLLSHKDAAKLKQWIELSKSQLKDLGYNNVEMIGKGAYGFVFSGKNESGEEQVFKFSRINLPQHVQDRLADEAEMQDMLEHQRIPKLFEYLKIKRQSIVHMSRAPGDDLDVISHRLGPLPAEQVVNITIQLIELLQFIREPTNNTRTLPVVHGDIKPSNIVLDEDTDQIQLIDWGSSVWAQCDKDGHSTATNIMDLMSGDLQQTNSRMGDIYFIGDDQLNGGLSSPRFDEQGMAATIYALASGQSCRYGYKVIPASSLGLPLMLAKALDGMLGEDPKLRQQAGDYLINNLNLLKNTVLASVPTKLNIDAMIPVWQRIHHDEIDTVVYGSRKSFLRAQADKESLVDIDDVQLEKYYKNFLVGMGDTEKAFVAAVSRLAKFPVVGGLAIRWEKDGVYVDSNLSLFDPKLEYSFKSAVNNMVTLARGIFRIGIFKSCLFNARDTLHVERKNNSTPFIAKAQQSIPFEVSKLAEVDHTSKLHSYFEDGKDPDEYLRLPDGIMAVLARLNLIHHTGCIIFEVLEKHLKIHSYLMLLNHDQKQEFKQCLQDILDLLPTIKGVGISGFMKLPYKDTRFFEHINQLPDKFYPKNPKVLDTNH